The genomic stretch ACACTAGATACGCCTGGTCCAATGACAAAAAACGTTATTGACAATGCTATTTTATTAGCTACATTATTTGGTTACGATGCATCAGATCCTAAAAGTAAAAACCCAAAATGGACGAAACATTATTACTTCACAGACATTAAAAGCGGAAATGTTTCACTCAAAGGAAAGCGTTTTGGAGCGTTCACACGTTTGTTAAAAGATACCTTATATATAGAAGCTATAAATATCTTAAAACAACAAGGCGCAATTATTGTTGAGATTGAAGAAGAAAAGATAAATCTGCCAAAATTCATCAATCTATTGAATTTAGACATGCAAAAAGATTTGCCAGCGTATTTTGAAAACTATGCAAGCAAAGAACTTTCATATACTTCTGTGCAGGATATTATCGATTTCAACAAAAAAGATTCGCTGAAAACAATGCCATATGGACAAAAATTATTCTATGGAATTGTGAACGATAAAGCCAACAAAAAAGAATTGAAAGACCTAAAAAAAGTGTTGTATGACAATGGAAAATCATACTTTGATATTCCAATGAAAGAGCACAACTTAGACGGCGTTTTATCAATCAATAACTATCATGCAGCATTTGCCGCTGTTGCAGAATATCCTGCGTTGACAGTTCCTATGGGATATACAAATAAAGGCGAACCAAAAGGATTGACATTTATCGGAAAACCATTCACAGAGAAAAATTTACTAGAATTTGCATATGTATATGAGCAAGCTTCTAAAAAGCGAAAAGCACCGAAAAACTATAATTAATTGAAATAATTTGGGCGTTTCCACAATAAAAAAAGCACACTTACTTTCATATTTCGAGTTTCCTCAATGTTCGGTAAATGTGCTTTTTTCATTGCAGCCGGGCTATCCGCACTCGCTTTTTACGTACTGTCATTCCTGCGAAGGCAGGAATCTCACTCCGTAAAAGAGCTCAAACAATTGCTTCTATCCCTAACGCGGAAATAGTAAAATAGTACCTTGAGTGAAGTCGAAATTATCTTTTGATTTTACTGAATACTAAAGCGATAATAATTAATACAAAAGCAATTCCAAATCCTAAAACTCCCATATTAATACCGAATAGCATTTTTTCAGTTCCGTCTGAATGTTGCATTGAACCACCATAACTGCTTTTAAGTAAATATGCAGCTAAAAATCCGCCAGTTACAAACAGACTTAGTAAAGCACTAATCGTTGTTTCTTTTTTAAACCAAACAAGCCACAGACATAAAATACCAATACTAGAATTGGTAAAAAGTTGCCAAACTTCATGAATTCGTGCATGTGGCGTCCAATCAAGATTCCAAACATGAGTTTCATTAAGTTCTAAAAATGGAACAACAACAGCATAAAGAATAATACTAAAAGTAATTGTAATTTTTTTTGTCATCTTATATTATTTTTTACTTGCGTCTAAAGTTCATAACAAGAATCCTATTATTTCTCTTGTTAAAATAAACGATTGTTAAAGCTATAAGAATCTTACTCAAAATAAAAACAATTCAAAGGATTTTTGATGTTTTCGATTTCTAGAGTAAATAAAAAAATACAGAATTAGAAATTCTAATTTATTAGAAGATTTAGTTTTCCCCAAAGTTCATTATCAAAATTAGAAAGCGCAAAATTTGAATCTTCAGCAGATTCGCCCATTCTAATAATAACCAAATCTCTACTTGGAACAACATAAATTTTCTGATCGTTTTTTCCTAAACCACAATACATATCTTGTGGCGCATTCGGAATCAATTCGCCAGAAAATTCAAATTGTGTTTGTGGCAAATGATACGTAGATTTCCCGTTAAGCCACCATAAATAACCATACGCTTCATTTATAGTTTGAGAAGTCGTGGTTGCTTCATTCAAAAAAGATTCAGAGACAATTTGTGTATCTTCCCAAGTTCCGTTTGCCGAAATTAACAAACCAAAACGTGCCATGCTTCTGGTTGTACTCCAATACACATTTAGGTTTCCTGTTTGAATCCACGCGCCAGTCATGCCAATTTTAGTTTTCAATTTTGCATTAAAATAATCGTCCCACGTTTGGTTACTCGCGGAAGCAATAACATCTTGCATTTTCAAAAATACGCCGTGATACGCCCAACGTGTTCCAGCATCTGCAACGTATTGTAAATCGCTTGGCGCGATTCCGTCGCCTGAAGTATCATCCAAACCTGAAGTCATAGACAATAAGTTTTTACAGGTGATTAAGTTTTCTTTTTCCAACGTTGCGCTTGTCCAGCCAGTTCCAATATAGTCGGAAACTTTGTTGTTGAGGTTGATGAGATTTTCGTCTTGTGCAATTCCTGAAACCGCAGTTGTCAACGTTTTTCCTGCGCTTGCCCAATACCAAGGCGAAGTTTCAGTATGTCCATTTAGGTAACTTTCTACAACTATTTTTCCTTTGTGTAAAATGATGAAGCTTTTCGTGTTTTTTTCTTCAAGATAATCTAAAAGTGGTTGCAATTCACTTTCATTCCAATTCAAATCTGAAGCAGAAGTTGTTTCCCAAGTGTCTGAATTTAATGGTGGAAAATAGATGGAAGTTGCTATCGGAGTTTCTTCTAGCGGAAGCGGATCAACAGCTTCAGAAGAACAATTCACAAATAATATAATAAAAGTTACTAGAAAAATAGAGAAAAAGCGGTTCATTGGTCAGATTTTCATATTAAGACGCTCAAATATACCAAAGGTTTAAATTACATCGTATCTTTGCCAACTGAATTTTTTGATATGAGAACGAAGACGTTAAAGAAAAATAAGATCAATGTTGTGACACTTGGATGCTCTAAGAATGTATACGATTCTGAGGTTTTAATGGGACAATTGAAAGGCAACGGAAAAGATGTTGTACATGAAGAAGAAGGAAATATTGTTGTTATTAATACATGCGGATTCATTGATAATGCAAAAGAAGAAAGTGTTAATACAATTTTAGATTTTGTTCAGAAAAAACAAGAAGGTATTGTTGATAAAGTCTTTGTTACCGGTTGTTTGAGCGAACGTTACAAGCCAGATTTAGAAGTGGAAATCCCTGATGTAGATCAATATTTTGGAACGTCAGATTTGCCACGTTTGTTAAAAGCGTTAGGCGCAGATTATAAACATGAATTGATTGGTGAACGAATTACTACAACACCAAAAAACTACGCATATCTTAAAATTGCAGAAGGTTGTGATCGTCCGTGTTCATTCTGTGCAATTCCGTTAATGCGTGGAAAACACAGATCGAAACCAATTGAAGAATTAGTTACAGAAACAGAAAAATTAGCCGCAAAAGGAGTTAAAGAATTAATTTTAATTGCACAAGATTTAACCTATTACGGTTTAGATTTATACAAAAAACGAAACTTAGCTGAGTTGCTTCAAGCATTAGTAAAAGTAGAAGGAATTGAGTGGATTCGGTTACATTACGCGTTTCCAGCAGGATTTCCGATGGACGTTTTAGATGTGATGAATCAAGAACCGAAAATTTGCAACTATTTAGACATTCCGTTACAACACATTGTAGATGATATCTTAAAATCTATGCGACGCGGAACGACTCAAGCAAAAACTACAAAATTATTAAAAGAATTTAGAGCGGCAGTTCCTGAAATGACCATCAGAACGACATTAATTGTCGGTTATCCAGGCGAAACGGAAGCACATTTTGAAACCTTAAAAGAATGGGTTCGTGAAATGCGCTTTGAGCGTTTAGGCTGTTTTACGTATTCTCATGAAGAAAATACACATGCGTATAAATTAGAAGATGATGTGCCAGAAGATGTGAAACAAGATCGTGCAAACCAAATTATGGAAATTCAGTCACAAATTTCTTGGGAATTGAATCAGGCAAAAATTGGGCAAACTTTCAAATGTATTATTGACAGAAAAGAAGGAACTCATTTTGTCGGTCGTACCGAATTTGACTCTCCAGATGTTGACAACGAAGTTTTAATTGACGCATCAAAATTCTACGTAAAGCAAGGCGAATTTGTAACTGTAAAAATCACAGAAGCTGCTGATTTTGATTTGTATGCGGAACCGGTTTAGAAATGATAAATGTTAAATTTTAAATGTAAAAGTGTTTCAAACGTCATTCCGAGGAGTTTTCGATGAAGTAACGTTAAACACTAAATGTTGGGTTCTAAATTGTAAATGATACTTTTTAAAGACTAAAGACTAAAGACTAAAGACCCAAAAGCAAATCAAATCAAATTTCAGTTTAAAAGTTGATAGGTTTATAAGTTTATCAAACGTGTAAATAATTCACATACCAAAATACCAAGAGCAAAGCGATACC from Kordia antarctica encodes the following:
- a CDS encoding serine hydrolase domain-containing protein; amino-acid sequence: MNRFFSIFLVTFIILFVNCSSEAVDPLPLEETPIATSIYFPPLNSDTWETTSASDLNWNESELQPLLDYLEEKNTKSFIILHKGKIVVESYLNGHTETSPWYWASAGKTLTTAVSGIAQDENLINLNNKVSDYIGTGWTSATLEKENLITCKNLLSMTSGLDDTSGDGIAPSDLQYVADAGTRWAYHGVFLKMQDVIASASNQTWDDYFNAKLKTKIGMTGAWIQTGNLNVYWSTTRSMARFGLLISANGTWEDTQIVSESFLNEATTTSQTINEAYGYLWWLNGKSTYHLPQTQFEFSGELIPNAPQDMYCGLGKNDQKIYVVPSRDLVIIRMGESAEDSNFALSNFDNELWGKLNLLIN
- the rimO gene encoding 30S ribosomal protein S12 methylthiotransferase RimO, encoding MRTKTLKKNKINVVTLGCSKNVYDSEVLMGQLKGNGKDVVHEEEGNIVVINTCGFIDNAKEESVNTILDFVQKKQEGIVDKVFVTGCLSERYKPDLEVEIPDVDQYFGTSDLPRLLKALGADYKHELIGERITTTPKNYAYLKIAEGCDRPCSFCAIPLMRGKHRSKPIEELVTETEKLAAKGVKELILIAQDLTYYGLDLYKKRNLAELLQALVKVEGIEWIRLHYAFPAGFPMDVLDVMNQEPKICNYLDIPLQHIVDDILKSMRRGTTQAKTTKLLKEFRAAVPEMTIRTTLIVGYPGETEAHFETLKEWVREMRFERLGCFTYSHEENTHAYKLEDDVPEDVKQDRANQIMEIQSQISWELNQAKIGQTFKCIIDRKEGTHFVGRTEFDSPDVDNEVLIDASKFYVKQGEFVTVKITEAADFDLYAEPV